In the genome of Hydractinia symbiolongicarpus strain clone_291-10 chromosome 5, HSymV2.1, whole genome shotgun sequence, one region contains:
- the LOC130645720 gene encoding proteasomal ATPase-associated factor 1-like, with protein MSGRCKYLGQLVIQHDWQEAMRNNEKAWLSSVIEGQPSIYGELSPVSKAGGRELKTTDGFEAEYVGKNIKIKFHNICSNFHHPLSTFSNIHTKAVRCLDVSPGGGLAISCDDDGLFIWQTDNGNIRRSLNGHVSDVTQCRFFPSGVVALTGGVDMTLRIWSTEDGSCPVILTGHKGAITCTEIVDKGRNIISCSRDGSAMLWDCGTSSCLGTLKTCASAINSCCMIQYKMSVENETSNRSERECGTNGKLLVIGREDGVLDAVDVFNRKTIFSYHCESAVNSCCFVGDTSLAAGSNNGCINFFDLRNTKLPYKIRKYGKSSVNCLKEYHTDNLLVGRGDGTTSCISTKEDCESVTYELTGPDCDPIYSLSTHTNCVYTACRDKRIRKYKLEFNT; from the exons ATGAGTGGAAGGTGTAAATACTTAGGTCAATTAGTTATTCAACATGATTGGCAAGAAGCTATGAG AAATAATGAAAAAGCATGGTTGTCTTCTGTCATTGAAG GTCAACCTAGTATTTATGGTGAGCTTTCTCCAGTCAGTAAAGCAGGTGGCAGAGAACTGAAGACTACAGATGGTTTTGAAGCAGAATATGTTGGCAAG aatattaaaatcaaatttcaTAACATCTGCAGTAATTTCCACCATcctttatctacattttcaaatattcaCACCAAAGCT GTTCGTTGTTTGGATGTATCGCCTGGAGGAGGATTAGCAATTTCATGTGATGATGATGGTTTGTTTATTTGGCAAACTGACAATGGGAATATACGT CGTTCCCTCAATGGACATGTCAGTGATGTGACGCAATGTCGTTTTTTTCCATCAGGTGTAGTCGCACTTACTGGAGGTGTTGACATGACATTACGCATCTGGTCTACTGAAGACGGTTCATGTCCTGTAATACTTACTGGACACAAAGGAG CCATAACATGCACAGAAATTGTCGACAAAGGAAGAAACATAATAT CATGTTCTCGAGATGGGTCAGCAATGCTTTGGGATTGTGGAACTTCATCTTGTTTGGGTACACTTAAAACTTGTGCTTCGGCTATTAACTCTTGTTGCATGATACAATACAAAATGTCTGTCGAAAATGAAACCTCAAATCGAA GTGAAAGAGAGTGTGGTACGAACGGTAAATTGCTTGTGATTGGTCGAGAAGATGGTGTTCTTGATGCTGTCGATGTTTTTAACAGAAAGACG ATTTTTTCATACCATTGTGAAAGTGCAGTGAACAGTTGCTGTTTTGTAGGAGACACGTCTCTTGCTGCAGGTTCAAACAACGGATGCATCAATTTTTTTGATCTTCGAAATACAAA GTTGCCATACAAAATAAGAAAGTATGGCAAATCATCTGTAAACTGCTTGAAAGAATACCATACAGATAATCTGCTTGTAGGGAGAG gagatggaaccacgagttGTATCTCAACGAAAGAAGACTGCGAGTCAGTAACTTACGAGTTAACTGGACCAGATTGTGATCCTATATATAGCTTA
- the LOC130646091 gene encoding uncharacterized protein LOC130646091, with translation MRIKEKDLPERITRVQQGSVLGPLLFIIYINDLHNAIKHSSTFQFAHDTSMQCCGKSSKTLNKQVNEDLKLLLHWLIVNTISLNVAKTELILFRNKNKTVNKRLNFRLSGQRLHLLEEVLYLDMILDEQLSWNGHITLLIQRLARATGILPKLRHFVNYETLLLVYYALFDSHIGHSF, from the exons ATGAGGATAAAAGAAAAGGATCTA CCAGAACGCATTACCAGGGTACAGCAGGGTTCAGTGCTGGGTCCACTACTGTTTATTATTTACATTAACGACCTACATAATGCAATCAAACATTCTAGTACATTTCAATTTGCGCATGACACTAGCATGCAATGTTGCGGCAAATCTTCGAAAACTCTTAATAAGCAAGTTAATGAGGACTTGAAATTACTACTACATTGGCTAATAGTCAACACAATATCTCTGAATGTAGCCAAAACagaacttattctattcagaaacaaaaataaaactgtGAATAAACGTTTAAATTTTAGGCTTAGTGGTCAACGCTTACATCTTTTAGAAGAAGTACTCTATCTTGATATGATTCTCGACGAACAACTAAGTTGGAATGGTCATATAACTTTATTGATCCAGAGGCTTGCACGAGCAACTGGAATCCTGCCGAAATTAAGACATTTTGTAAACTACGAGACACTTCTCTTAGTTTACTACGCTCTATTTGATTCTCATATTGGACATAGTTTTTAA
- the LOC130646306 gene encoding NADPH oxidase 4-like gives MEKKIISENVICDIGDTANEVAAKSCVRIVVEEDNSTECDQTTRKVCSVQKESDLKTTSKAYIKTFYQNEFIKLFLLISWLVINIFLFVWSFLNFKNDETFSYMYLMCGDYIFISRASALVINFNCAIVLLPMNRFINSWIRTQLLKDTKSVLRRIFDHMKSLHILSAFGICIASVIHTIFHLVNIFYFRQNFSEVVKSINIAESKEDTTLWNFLLTVPGWTGVLMLLILALIVMTSLKVVRTKRNEVFKHVHHLSIIFLLLSMFHGFGNVTKYIGNIDLHPKECHDINAYSNLPQCTEKPQFVHVTPSIWKWIIGPLILHLIDRVIRFVRSLKTCSLVEAKIHNGNVLELLFVKQGFKARPGQYILLQCPEIAEFEWHPFTLTKCPSGSGEVEKRFSVHIKVSGDWTGKLLNFITSMSEKKGNLKRRGSTCIVSIDATPLPTFRVDGPYGSPNQDGFDQRVNVSIAAGIGITPYAAVLNYLKYFKPEVVHKNFKLERLHLIWVCKDVNEFSWVVDLIKDVESHLRHINREDMLHCQLFVTQEYKINIISHLQLKNANLAETEEDKTDQWLQNKIKCGRPDFKEVLFKIASLYEKQKIGLFYCGAKSLGKLINEVSMKINHRGNTYIFRKESF, from the exons ATGGAAAAGAAGATAATTTCAGAGAATGTAATATGTGACATCGGTGATACGGCTAATGAAGTGGCTGCAAAAAGCTGTGTTCGTATTGTGGTAGAAGAAGATAATTCTACAGAATGTGATCAAACAACACGGAAAGTGTGTAGCGTACAAAAAGAAA gtgatttaaaaacaacaagcaaAGCGTACATTAAAACGTTTTATCAAAATGAGTTTATTAAACTGTTTTTGCTG ATATCTTGGTTAGTGATCAATATCTTTTTATTTGTATGGTCATTTCTCAATTTCAAAAATGACGAAACGTTTTCTTATATGTATTTGATGTGTGGC GATTATATTTTTATCTCCCGTGCATCCGCTTTGGTGATTAATTTCAACTGTGCAATTGTTCTGTTACCAATGAATCGATTCATTAATTCCTGGATACGCACACAATTGCTAAAG GATACGAAGAGTGTGCTAAGACGAATATTTGATCATATGAAGAGTCTCCATATACTATCCGCATTTGGCATCTGCATCGCAAGTG TGATTCATACAATCTTTCACTTGGTTAATATTTTCTACTTTCGTCAAAACTTTTCTGAAGTTGTAAAGAGTATCAACATTGCAGAATCCAAGGAAGATACAACTCTATGGAACTTTCTATTAACTG TGCCTGGATGGACCGGAGTTTTAATGTTGCTCATATTGGCTTTAATT gTTATGACGTCACTAAAAGTCGTTCGGACGAAGCGTAATGAAGTGTTTAAGCATGTCCACCATTTATCGATCATCTTTCTACTCTTGTCAATGTTTCACGGATTTGG aaATGTGACAAAGTACATAGGTAACATTGACTTACATCCAAAGGAATGTCATGATATAAATGCCTATAGTAACTTACCACAGTGTACAGAAAAACCACAATTTGTGCACGTTACACCATCG ATTTGGAAATGGATAATTGGACCATTGATTCTTCATTTAATTGATCGCGTTATTCGTTTTGTTCGTTCATTAAAAACTTGTAGTTTAGTTGAG gCAAAAATACACAATGGAAACGTGTTAGAATTATTATTTGTAAAACAAGGATTCAAAGCCAGACCAGGACAG tatATTCTTCTGCAGTGTCCAGAAATTGCTGAATTTGAATGGCATCCGTTTACTCTTACCAAG TGTCCTTCTGGAAGCGGAGAAGTTGAGAAGAGATTTTCAGTTCATATAAAAGTGTCAGGTGATTGGACAG GAAAGCTGCTCAATTTTATCACATCAATGTCCGAGAAAAAGGGTAACTTAAAGAGAAGAGGGAGTACTTGTATTGTATCAATAGATGCTACTCCATTACCAACGTTTAGAGTTGATGGTCCTTACGGAAGTCCCAATCAG GATGGTTTTGACCAACGTGTTAATGTTAGTATCGCTGCTGGTATAGGAATCACCCCGTATGCAGCTGTTCTTAACTATTTGAA GTATTTTAAGCCTGAGGTGGTGCATAAGAATTTTAAACTTGAAAGATTACATTTGATTTGGGTTTGCAAAGATGTAAACGAGTTTAGTTGGGTTGTTGATTTGATCAAAGATGTGGAAAGTCAC ctacgACATATAAATAGAGAAGACATGTTACATTGTCAGCTGTTCGTTACACAAGAATATAAGATCAACATAATATCCCATTTACAATTAAAGAAT GCTAACTTAGCTGAAACTGAAGAAGATAAAACTGATCAAtggctgcaaaataaaataaaatgtggtCGACCAGATTTCAAAGAAGtgctttttaaaattgcttCACTGTATGAAAA GCAAAAAATTGGGTTGTTTTATTGTGGCGCAAAATCTTTGGGAAAATTAATTAATGAAGTAAGCATGAAAATCAACCATCGTGGAAATACATACATATTcagaaaagaaagtttttaa